One Amycolatopsis thermophila DNA segment encodes these proteins:
- the hemE gene encoding uroporphyrinogen decarboxylase: MSTTAQSRPRTARRDLAGSPFLAAARGRRPSRLPVWFMRQAGRSLPEYRALREGVPMLTACFDAEMISEITLQPVRRHGVDAAIFFSDIVVPLVAAGIDVDLVPGTGPVVADPVRDAAAVGRVPELDPARIEPVLDGARLLVERLGETPLIGFTGAPFTLASYLIEGGPSRTYERTKALMHSDPAVWHDLAARLAGIAATFLRGQVEAGADAVQLFDSWAGALTLREYREFVLPHSARVLDAVADLDVPRIHFGVGTGEILPAMRDAGADVVGVDWRVPLDEAVRRLTARGEPAPVVQGNLDPALLHASWPVVEAEVRRIAAEGRAAAGHIFNLGHGVLPGTDPGVLTRVVELVHSLEP; encoded by the coding sequence ATGTCCACTACTGCGCAGTCGCGGCCGCGAACGGCCCGCCGGGACCTCGCCGGGTCCCCGTTCCTGGCCGCCGCCCGCGGCCGCCGTCCGTCGCGGCTGCCCGTCTGGTTCATGCGCCAGGCCGGCCGGTCGCTGCCCGAGTACCGCGCGCTGCGCGAGGGCGTGCCGATGCTGACGGCGTGCTTCGACGCGGAGATGATCTCCGAGATCACGCTGCAGCCGGTCCGCCGTCACGGGGTGGACGCCGCCATCTTCTTCTCCGACATCGTGGTGCCGCTGGTCGCCGCGGGGATCGACGTCGACCTCGTGCCCGGTACCGGCCCCGTGGTGGCCGATCCGGTGCGCGACGCCGCCGCGGTCGGCCGCGTGCCCGAGCTGGACCCGGCGCGGATCGAGCCGGTGCTGGACGGCGCCCGGCTGCTGGTCGAGCGGCTCGGCGAGACGCCGTTGATCGGATTCACGGGAGCGCCGTTCACGCTCGCCTCCTACCTCATCGAGGGTGGCCCGAGCCGCACCTACGAGCGCACCAAGGCCCTCATGCACTCCGACCCGGCGGTGTGGCACGACCTCGCCGCGCGGCTCGCCGGGATCGCGGCGACCTTCCTGCGCGGGCAGGTCGAGGCCGGGGCCGACGCGGTGCAGCTGTTCGACTCCTGGGCCGGCGCGCTGACGCTGCGCGAGTACCGCGAGTTCGTGCTGCCGCACTCGGCGCGGGTGCTGGACGCGGTCGCGGACCTGGACGTGCCACGGATCCACTTCGGCGTCGGCACCGGTGAGATCCTGCCCGCCATGCGCGACGCCGGTGCGGACGTCGTCGGTGTCGACTGGCGCGTCCCGCTCGACGAGGCCGTGCGGCGGCTCACCGCCCGGGGCGAGCCCGCGCCGGTGGTGCAGGGCAACCTCGACCCGGCGCTGCTGCACGCGTCCTGGCCGGTGGTCGAGGCCGAGGTGCGGCGCATCGCCGCGGAGGGCCGTGCCGCCGCCGGGCACATCTTCAACCTCGGTCACGGCGTGCTGCCGGGCACCGATCCCGGCGTGCTGACCCGCGTCGTCGAGCTCGTCCACAGTCTGGAGCCCTGA
- the hemG gene encoding protoporphyrinogen oxidase: MHVAVVGGGVSGAVAAYRLRAALGDGATITLFEAGDTLGGKLRTAEVAGVRYDVGAEAFLARRPEGAALAADLGLGLVHPTGARSTVRAGGRLTPLPGGTLMGIPGSPDAVADVLSPGARARVAAEADLPPVTLDDDVALGALLRERFGDELVDRLVDPLLGGVYAGGADGLGLRATVPALAAALDRGATSLTAAAAGLIPAEPSTAPVFGTLPGGLGTLVDTLVEQAKPDVRLGQPVTALRRRETGWQLEAGTEAVDVDAVLLAVPAPAARRLLGDVVPAASAALGEVELASMAVVAMALPPGTELPDASGVLIGARERRSDGEPFAAKAFTFSSRKWAHLDTGPVLVRGSVGRFGEPGALHRDDEDLVRLVRADLADLTGITAEPIDVVVTRWGGGLPQYGPGHLDLVDRAERAVAEVPGLALAGAALHGVGVPACIATATAAAARITSHLVP; this comes from the coding sequence ATGCACGTCGCGGTCGTCGGCGGGGGCGTCTCGGGCGCGGTCGCGGCGTACCGCCTGCGGGCGGCGCTCGGCGACGGCGCGACGATCACGCTCTTCGAGGCGGGCGACACCCTCGGCGGCAAGCTGCGCACCGCGGAGGTCGCGGGCGTGCGCTACGACGTGGGCGCCGAGGCGTTCCTCGCCCGCCGGCCGGAAGGGGCCGCGCTGGCCGCCGACCTCGGGCTCGGCCTGGTGCACCCCACCGGCGCGCGCTCGACCGTGCGAGCCGGTGGGCGCCTGACCCCGTTGCCCGGCGGCACCCTCATGGGCATCCCGGGTTCGCCGGACGCCGTCGCGGACGTGCTCTCACCCGGCGCCCGTGCCCGGGTCGCGGCCGAAGCGGACCTGCCCCCGGTGACCCTGGACGACGACGTCGCGCTGGGCGCGCTGCTGCGCGAGCGCTTCGGCGACGAGCTGGTGGACCGGCTGGTCGACCCGCTGCTCGGCGGCGTCTACGCGGGCGGCGCCGACGGTCTCGGCCTGCGCGCCACCGTGCCCGCCCTGGCCGCCGCGCTGGACCGCGGCGCGACCTCGCTCACGGCGGCCGCGGCCGGGCTCATCCCCGCCGAGCCCAGCACCGCGCCGGTGTTCGGCACCCTGCCCGGCGGACTGGGCACCCTCGTCGACACCCTCGTCGAGCAGGCCAAACCGGACGTGCGCCTCGGGCAGCCGGTCACCGCGCTGCGACGCCGCGAGACCGGGTGGCAGCTGGAGGCCGGCACCGAGGCCGTCGACGTCGACGCGGTGCTGCTCGCTGTGCCCGCCCCGGCGGCCCGCAGGCTGCTGGGCGACGTCGTCCCGGCCGCGTCCGCCGCGCTCGGCGAGGTCGAGCTGGCGTCGATGGCGGTTGTGGCGATGGCGCTGCCGCCGGGCACGGAACTGCCGGACGCGTCCGGGGTGCTGATCGGCGCGCGCGAGCGGCGGTCCGACGGCGAGCCGTTCGCGGCCAAGGCCTTCACCTTCTCCTCCCGCAAGTGGGCCCACCTGGACACCGGCCCGGTGCTGGTGCGCGGTTCTGTCGGGCGGTTCGGTGAACCCGGCGCGCTGCACCGCGACGACGAGGACCTGGTCCGCCTGGTGCGCGCGGATCTGGCCGACCTGACCGGCATCACCGCCGAGCCCATCGACGTGGTCGTGACCCGTTGGGGCGGCGGGCTGCCGCAGTACGGGCCGGGGCACCTCGACCTCGTCGACCGGGCCGAGCGGGCCGTCGCGGAGGTGCCGGGGCTGGCGCTGGCCGGGGCCGCGCTGCACGGTGTCGGGGTGCCCGCGTGCATCGCGACGGCCACCGCGGCAGCGGCGCGCATCACCTCACACCTGGTTCCCTAG
- the hemQ gene encoding hydrogen peroxide-dependent heme synthase, with protein MARLNYQELNDTIRYTAWSVFRVEPGRLPEDRGQAAAETTDYLDALEGKGVVVRGVYDVAGLRADADFMIWWHAETAEQVQAAYTGFRRTPLGRVSTPVWSQFALHRPAEFNRSHIPAFLAGEEARKYICVYPFVRSYEWYLLPDAERRKMLADHGKEARDYPDVRANTVASFALGDYEWILAFEADELHRIVDLMRHLRATEARRHVREETPFYTGTRVPPAELIANLP; from the coding sequence ATGGCGCGGCTGAACTATCAGGAGCTCAACGACACCATCCGCTACACCGCCTGGTCGGTGTTCCGGGTCGAGCCCGGGCGGCTCCCGGAGGACCGCGGGCAGGCCGCGGCGGAGACCACCGACTACCTCGACGCCCTCGAGGGCAAGGGGGTCGTGGTGCGCGGCGTGTACGACGTCGCCGGGCTGCGGGCCGACGCCGACTTCATGATCTGGTGGCACGCCGAGACCGCCGAGCAGGTGCAGGCCGCCTACACCGGGTTCCGCCGCACCCCGCTGGGCCGCGTGTCGACGCCGGTGTGGAGCCAGTTCGCGCTGCACCGGCCCGCCGAGTTCAACCGCAGCCACATCCCCGCCTTCCTGGCCGGTGAAGAGGCGCGCAAGTACATCTGCGTGTACCCGTTCGTGCGGTCCTACGAGTGGTACCTGCTGCCGGACGCCGAGCGCCGCAAGATGCTCGCCGACCACGGCAAGGAGGCCCGCGACTACCCGGACGTCCGGGCCAACACCGTGGCGTCGTTCGCGCTGGGCGACTACGAGTGGATCCTCGCCTTCGAGGCGGACGAGCTGCACCGCATCGTCGACCTGATGCGCCACCTGCGCGCTACCGAGGCGCGCCGGCACGTGCGCGAGGAGACCCCGTTCTACACCGGGACGCGGGTTCCGCCGGCCGAGCTGATCGCCAACCTGCCGTAG
- a CDS encoding DUF692 domain-containing protein, translating to MAVATDRLGVGIGWRPEIDLSIARMPGVEWVEVIAENLHPGHLPAALTELRARGLPVLPHAVSLSLGGAEPLDTRRVEHLAAVADELDAPVASDHVCFVRAGGLDAGHLVPLPRTREALDVLAGNVRLAQSIIGRPFALENIAALLEWPDAEMDEAAFLRELTERTGCLLIVDVANLYANARNLGTDPAAFLDEVPLERLAYVHVAGGVEVDGIYHDTHTHPVQPEVLDLLTELRRRAEPPGALLERDGAYPPDDELAAELAAIRGRL from the coding sequence GTGGCGGTGGCGACTGACCGGCTGGGCGTGGGGATCGGGTGGCGCCCCGAGATCGACCTGTCCATCGCCCGCATGCCGGGCGTGGAGTGGGTCGAGGTGATCGCGGAGAACCTGCACCCCGGGCACCTGCCGGCCGCTCTGACCGAGCTGCGCGCACGGGGCCTGCCGGTGCTGCCGCACGCGGTGTCGCTCTCGCTCGGCGGGGCCGAACCGCTGGACACGCGGCGGGTCGAGCACCTCGCGGCAGTGGCCGACGAGCTGGACGCGCCGGTCGCCAGCGACCACGTCTGTTTCGTGCGCGCGGGCGGTCTCGACGCCGGGCACCTGGTGCCGCTCCCCCGCACCCGGGAGGCGCTCGACGTGCTGGCCGGGAACGTGCGGCTGGCGCAGTCGATCATCGGGCGGCCGTTCGCGCTGGAGAACATCGCCGCGCTGCTGGAGTGGCCGGACGCGGAGATGGACGAGGCCGCGTTCCTGCGCGAGCTGACCGAGCGGACCGGCTGCCTGCTGATCGTGGACGTGGCGAACCTGTATGCGAACGCGCGCAACCTGGGCACGGACCCGGCGGCCTTCCTCGACGAGGTGCCGCTGGAGCGTCTGGCGTACGTGCACGTCGCGGGCGGGGTCGAGGTGGACGGGATCTACCACGACACGCACACGCATCCGGTGCAGCCGGAGGTGCTGGACCTGCTCACCGAACTGCGGCGCCGCGCCGAGCCGCCGGGCGCCCTGCTGGAACGGGACGGCGCCTACCCGCCCGACGACGAACTGGCCGCCGAGCTCGCCGCGATCCGGGGCCGGTTGTGA
- a CDS encoding TIGR04222 domain-containing membrane protein, protein MGVEATVMDAGGSGYWGLPLPAFLVIYAGLVLLPILVRLAGPMLLKGRAGVPHRTPGPAELGFLAGGPMRATDAALADLLERQQVRVSYAGRLTTTGDRPPADELGAAVWSSVHHERGAATLHTVRAAVRRGGVLDVARDRLAEAGLLVEQGALKNVRRLAAVLMVAVAIVAFTSFPGPGFVLALAPAVILWAVTGRPDGRPPRTRTGDQIVRSASGTSAAQAVALGGLTRYPDREIAEALRAAPAPRPQKSRGWAGASGCSSGGASSCGSSSSCGSSCGGNSCGGGSSCGGGGGCGGGGGD, encoded by the coding sequence TTGGGGGTCGAAGCGACGGTCATGGACGCCGGCGGGTCCGGGTACTGGGGGCTTCCGCTGCCGGCGTTCCTCGTGATCTACGCCGGGCTGGTGCTGCTCCCGATCCTGGTGCGCCTGGCCGGCCCGATGCTGCTGAAGGGACGTGCGGGCGTGCCGCACCGGACGCCCGGCCCGGCCGAGCTGGGGTTCCTGGCCGGCGGCCCGATGCGCGCGACCGACGCCGCACTGGCTGACCTGCTGGAACGCCAGCAGGTCCGGGTGAGCTACGCGGGACGGCTCACCACGACCGGCGATCGTCCCCCGGCCGACGAGCTGGGCGCGGCGGTGTGGTCGAGCGTGCACCACGAACGCGGCGCGGCGACGCTGCACACCGTGCGGGCGGCCGTGCGCCGTGGCGGCGTGCTCGACGTCGCGCGCGACCGGCTCGCGGAGGCCGGGCTCCTGGTCGAGCAGGGCGCGCTGAAGAACGTCCGGCGGTTGGCCGCGGTCCTCATGGTCGCCGTCGCGATCGTGGCGTTCACGAGCTTCCCCGGCCCCGGTTTCGTGCTGGCCCTGGCGCCCGCCGTGATCCTGTGGGCGGTCACCGGCCGCCCGGACGGCCGCCCGCCCCGCACGAGGACCGGCGACCAGATCGTCCGGTCGGCGTCGGGCACGAGTGCGGCCCAGGCGGTGGCGCTGGGCGGCCTGACCCGGTACCCCGATCGGGAGATCGCCGAGGCGCTGCGCGCGGCGCCCGCCCCGCGGCCGCAGAAGTCGCGCGGGTGGGCCGGGGCGTCGGGTTGCTCGTCGGGCGGTGCCTCCTCGTGCGGGTCGTCGAGCAGCTGCGGCAGCTCGTGCGGGGGGAATTCGTGCGGCGGCGGCAGCTCGTGCGGTGGCGGCGGCGGGTGCGGAGGTGGCGGTGGCGACTGA
- the msrB gene encoding peptide-methionine (R)-S-oxide reductase MsrB, with translation MEPVVGATPKVVKPDQEWREQLSPEEYAVLRQAATERPFTGEYTDTKTTGVYECRACGAELFRSDTKFESHCGWPSFFDPADSDAVLLREDRSLGMVRTEVLCATCHSHLGHLFEGEGYPTPTDQRYCINSIALRLVPAE, from the coding sequence ATGGAACCCGTGGTGGGAGCCACTCCGAAGGTGGTCAAGCCGGACCAGGAGTGGCGCGAGCAGCTCTCCCCCGAGGAGTACGCGGTGCTGCGCCAGGCGGCGACCGAGCGGCCGTTCACCGGCGAGTACACCGACACCAAGACCACCGGCGTCTACGAGTGCCGGGCATGCGGCGCGGAGCTCTTCCGCAGCGACACGAAGTTCGAAAGCCACTGCGGCTGGCCGTCGTTCTTCGACCCGGCCGACTCCGATGCCGTGCTGCTGCGCGAGGACCGGTCGCTGGGCATGGTGCGCACCGAGGTGCTGTGCGCGACCTGCCACAGCCACCTGGGGCACCTGTTCGAGGGCGAGGGCTACCCCACCCCGACCGACCAGCGGTACTGCATCAACTCGATCGCCCTGCGCCTGGTCCCGGCCGAGTAG
- a CDS encoding serine/threonine-protein kinase, protein MIAGHYRLVEHIGSGAMGVVWRAVDERLERSVAVKQILAQPGMSETERNNMRQRAMREAKNAARFQHPNAIVVFDIAEHGGDPCLVMEYLPSKSLSAVIAEQGTLPLAEVARIGHQVASALVVAHRAGIVHRDIKPANILIDENGTAKITDFGISRAAGDLTLTQTGLIGGTPAYLAPELARGSDPAPASDVFSLGATLYHALEGQPPYGNSSNQLALLYTAANGQVVPPRQSGKATALLMSLLRVEPEERPTMLEARDRLAALANGEKDVKAGTMVSPPLFSAGRQPAAVPVEPAPPAERPPWQRTGAAATAAPPAPPQRSPRNPTAAFIPPPKPAQAAQPSPLKRKGVLIGSAVAVVAVLVVVLIVALNGGDSAKEGGTQANAGGNTPAPTSAPSSPSSSAPPAALGKTANTGSVNFGQAGQVVKGYLDGKGSAAAWALLTPAAQSLFGSQQAFQQYWSEHQIEQYNSILADKGLNADGSADMYVTIAGVGRVSWRVVNTEQGMRIDADTRIG, encoded by the coding sequence CTGATCGCAGGGCACTATCGCCTCGTTGAGCACATCGGCAGCGGCGCCATGGGCGTCGTGTGGCGCGCGGTCGACGAGCGCCTCGAGCGTTCGGTGGCGGTGAAGCAGATCCTCGCCCAGCCGGGCATGTCCGAGACCGAGCGCAACAACATGCGCCAGCGGGCGATGCGCGAGGCGAAGAACGCGGCCCGGTTCCAGCACCCCAACGCCATCGTCGTGTTCGACATCGCCGAGCACGGCGGCGATCCGTGCCTGGTGATGGAGTACCTGCCGTCGAAGAGCCTGTCGGCGGTGATCGCCGAGCAGGGCACGCTGCCGCTGGCCGAGGTCGCCCGCATCGGTCACCAGGTCGCTTCCGCGCTCGTGGTCGCGCACCGCGCCGGGATCGTGCACCGCGACATCAAGCCGGCGAACATCCTGATCGACGAGAACGGCACGGCGAAGATCACGGACTTCGGCATCTCCCGCGCGGCGGGCGACCTCACGCTCACCCAGACCGGCCTGATCGGCGGCACCCCCGCCTACCTCGCGCCCGAGCTGGCGCGGGGCTCGGACCCGGCGCCGGCCTCCGACGTCTTCTCCCTCGGCGCGACGCTCTACCACGCGCTGGAGGGCCAGCCGCCCTACGGCAACAGCTCCAACCAGCTCGCCCTGCTCTACACGGCGGCGAACGGCCAGGTCGTGCCGCCGCGGCAGTCCGGCAAGGCGACCGCGCTGCTGATGAGCCTGCTGCGGGTCGAGCCGGAGGAGCGACCGACCATGCTCGAGGCGCGTGACCGGCTGGCCGCGCTCGCCAACGGCGAAAAGGACGTCAAGGCCGGCACGATGGTGTCGCCGCCGCTGTTCTCCGCGGGTCGTCAGCCCGCCGCGGTGCCCGTCGAGCCCGCGCCGCCGGCCGAGCGGCCGCCGTGGCAGCGCACGGGCGCCGCCGCCACCGCCGCTCCCCCGGCTCCGCCGCAGCGCAGCCCGCGCAACCCGACCGCGGCGTTCATCCCGCCGCCGAAGCCGGCGCAGGCCGCGCAGCCGTCCCCGCTCAAGCGCAAGGGTGTGCTGATCGGGTCGGCGGTGGCCGTGGTCGCCGTGCTCGTGGTGGTGCTCATCGTGGCGCTGAACGGCGGCGACTCGGCGAAGGAGGGCGGGACCCAGGCCAACGCGGGCGGCAACACCCCCGCTCCCACGTCGGCGCCGTCGAGCCCGTCCAGCAGCGCGCCGCCGGCCGCTCTGGGCAAGACGGCCAACACCGGATCGGTCAACTTCGGCCAGGCCGGGCAGGTCGTGAAGGGGTACCTGGACGGCAAGGGATCGGCCGCGGCGTGGGCGCTGCTCACGCCCGCCGCGCAGTCGTTGTTCGGCAGCCAGCAGGCGTTCCAGCAGTACTGGAGCGAGCACCAGATCGAGCAGTACAACTCGATCCTCGCGGACAAGGGCCTCAACGCCGACGGCTCGGCCGACATGTACGTCACCATCGCGGGGGTCGGCCGGGTCTCGTGGCGGGTCGTCAACACCGAACAGGGCATGCGCATCGACGCCGACACCCGCATCGGCTGA
- a CDS encoding TVP38/TMEM64 family protein produces MPRRVKLVLALVLLAGAVVAAFTLPVPTPAELRTWAAGAGAVTALVFLAAYSVLTVAPVPRTVFNLAAGLLLGDALGIVVAITATAISGALGFGLARWVGRDLVSRHLERKVVRAVDERLADGGVLAVASLRLIPLVPFAPLGYCCGILSVRFRPYLAGTVLGSVPGTIAVVVLGDALTGSTPPALLVCYGAFAIAGAVGLARIARGTACVGRTKQPATLDPVREEIVRAEPGQHMRRVSEE; encoded by the coding sequence GTGCCCCGCCGCGTCAAACTGGTCCTCGCGCTCGTCCTGCTCGCCGGGGCGGTGGTGGCGGCGTTCACACTTCCCGTGCCCACCCCCGCGGAGCTGCGCACCTGGGCGGCCGGCGCGGGCGCGGTCACCGCGCTGGTGTTCCTGGCCGCCTATTCGGTACTCACCGTCGCCCCCGTCCCCCGCACCGTGTTCAACCTCGCGGCGGGACTGCTGCTCGGCGACGCCCTCGGCATCGTGGTGGCGATCACCGCGACCGCGATCTCCGGCGCGCTCGGGTTCGGGCTGGCGCGGTGGGTCGGGCGCGACCTCGTGTCCCGCCACCTGGAACGGAAAGTGGTCCGCGCGGTCGACGAACGCCTCGCCGACGGTGGCGTGCTCGCGGTCGCGTCGCTGCGGCTGATCCCGCTGGTTCCCTTCGCACCACTGGGATACTGCTGCGGGATCCTGTCCGTGCGGTTCCGCCCGTACCTGGCCGGGACCGTCCTCGGCAGCGTGCCCGGCACGATCGCGGTCGTGGTGCTGGGCGACGCGCTCACCGGCAGCACCCCGCCCGCACTGCTGGTCTGCTACGGTGCCTTCGCCATCGCCGGGGCCGTTGGCCTGGCCCGAATCGCCCGCGGGACAGCTTGCGTCGGGCGCACGAAGCAGCCCGCTACACTCGACCCGGTGCGCGAGGAGATCGTTCGCGCTGAGCCAGGCCAGCACATGCGGAGAGTTTCCGAGGAGTAG
- the ligD gene encoding non-homologous end-joining DNA ligase translates to MAKRGEAVEYEVGGRTVRVSNPDKVYFPERGITKRQVVEYYLAVAEPLLRAVGERPTTLKRFPDGVSGEPFYAKRVPKGAPEWVQTARITFPSGRTADEVCPTEPAVFAWAANLGTLDFHPWPVRRTDVDHPDELRIDVDPSDSNGFGDAVRVALVVREVLAEAGLTGYPKTSGGRGVHVLVRIRPEWDFVAVRHAVIALGREVARRIPDLATVAWWKEERGGRVFLDYNQAARDRTVASSWSVRGTARATVSTPLTWEQLPEVHPDDFDVLTVPALLGAHGDPHAAMDDEAFGLETALEWYARDERDHGLGEMPYPPDYPKMPGEPKRVQPSRARE, encoded by the coding sequence GTGGCGAAACGCGGTGAGGCGGTCGAGTACGAGGTGGGCGGCCGGACGGTGCGGGTGTCCAATCCGGACAAGGTGTACTTCCCGGAGCGCGGGATCACCAAGCGGCAGGTCGTCGAGTACTACCTCGCGGTCGCCGAACCCCTGCTGCGGGCCGTCGGCGAACGGCCGACGACGCTCAAACGCTTCCCCGATGGCGTTTCCGGCGAACCGTTCTACGCCAAGCGGGTGCCGAAGGGAGCGCCCGAATGGGTGCAGACCGCCCGGATCACGTTCCCGTCCGGGCGCACCGCCGACGAGGTCTGCCCGACCGAGCCCGCGGTGTTCGCGTGGGCGGCCAACCTCGGCACGCTCGACTTCCACCCCTGGCCCGTCCGGCGCACCGACGTGGACCACCCGGACGAGTTGCGGATCGACGTGGATCCCTCCGACTCGAACGGGTTCGGTGACGCGGTGCGGGTCGCGCTGGTGGTCCGGGAGGTGCTGGCGGAGGCCGGGCTGACCGGGTACCCGAAGACGTCGGGTGGGCGCGGGGTGCACGTGCTGGTGCGGATCCGGCCGGAGTGGGACTTCGTCGCCGTGCGGCACGCGGTGATCGCGCTGGGCCGCGAGGTGGCGCGGCGCATCCCCGACCTCGCCACGGTCGCGTGGTGGAAGGAGGAGCGCGGTGGCCGCGTGTTCCTGGACTACAACCAGGCGGCGCGGGACCGGACGGTCGCGTCGTCGTGGTCGGTGCGGGGCACCGCGCGGGCGACCGTGTCGACACCGCTGACGTGGGAGCAGCTACCGGAGGTGCACCCGGACGACTTCGACGTGCTGACGGTGCCCGCCCTGCTGGGTGCCCACGGTGACCCGCACGCGGCGATGGACGACGAGGCGTTCGGCCTGGAGACGGCGCTGGAGTGGTACGCCCGCGACGAGCGGGACCACGGCCTGGGGGAGATGCCCTACCCGCCCGATTACCCGAAGATGCCCGGTGAACCGAAACGGGTGCAGCCCAGCCGCGCCCGGGAGTGA
- a CDS encoding LLM class flavin-dependent oxidoreductase encodes MKLSVLDRSRTRDGGTHADALRETVAFARQAEALGYHRFWVSEHHSVPGVAGSAPTVLAAAVASATRRIRVGTGGVMLPNHQPLVVAEQFGVLEALYPGRIDMGLGRSVGFTGGVRRALGHGKDDADRFGEQVRLLLGYLDGTQREHPGVHAFPAEGRPVPAFLLATGAGADLAAELGLPLVIGAVRGEARMLEAIARYRDDFVPSQRCPMPYVIVSATVAVAETREAAERLLVPEAWSAAWSRTHGVFPPLRPAGEILATPMTDRERRFFDEARRGQIAGSTDEAAATVRGLADRTGADEILVTTSTYDRSEMLDSYRLLAESVFAGAR; translated from the coding sequence GTGAAGCTGTCCGTGCTCGACCGGTCCCGCACCCGCGACGGGGGCACCCACGCCGACGCGCTGCGGGAGACCGTGGCGTTCGCACGCCAGGCGGAGGCTCTGGGCTACCACCGGTTCTGGGTGTCGGAGCACCACAGCGTCCCCGGCGTGGCCGGGTCCGCCCCCACCGTGCTGGCGGCCGCGGTCGCGTCGGCGACCCGCCGCATCCGCGTCGGCACGGGGGGCGTCATGCTGCCCAACCACCAGCCGCTCGTCGTCGCCGAACAATTCGGTGTGCTCGAGGCCCTGTACCCGGGCCGGATCGACATGGGGCTCGGCCGCTCGGTCGGCTTCACCGGCGGCGTGCGGCGCGCGCTCGGCCACGGCAAGGACGACGCCGACCGCTTCGGCGAGCAGGTGCGGCTCCTCCTCGGCTACCTCGACGGCACCCAGCGTGAACACCCCGGCGTGCACGCCTTCCCCGCCGAGGGGCGACCGGTCCCGGCGTTCCTGCTCGCCACCGGGGCGGGCGCGGACCTCGCGGCCGAGCTCGGCCTGCCCCTGGTCATCGGCGCGGTCCGCGGCGAGGCGCGGATGCTCGAAGCCATCGCGCGCTACCGGGACGACTTCGTGCCCTCGCAGCGCTGCCCGATGCCGTACGTGATCGTCTCGGCCACCGTCGCCGTGGCCGAGACCCGCGAGGCCGCCGAACGTCTCCTCGTGCCCGAGGCCTGGTCGGCCGCCTGGTCACGCACGCACGGCGTCTTCCCGCCGCTGCGCCCCGCCGGCGAGATCCTGGCAACCCCCATGACCGACCGCGAGCGCCGGTTCTTCGACGAGGCGCGCCGAGGTCAGATCGCCGGCAGCACGGACGAGGCGGCCGCGACCGTGCGCGGCCTGGCCGACCGCACCGGGGCCGACGAGATCCTGGTGACCACCAGCACCTACGACCGAAGCGAGATGCTGGACTCCTACCGGCTGCTGGCCGAATCGGTCTTCGCCGGCGCCCGGTAG